The DNA window CAGCTTgcataattaataaacttaGTGAGTGCAGGGAAGTCAAATTGTAGTTAATTTCTAAAGAATGCTGAGACTTAAAAGTCAAATTTAACTTCTGTATTTGATTCGATCGtctcaaaaaaaatttattcatTTCTGTCCTACAAATTCAACAGGGAAGTCAGCTTAATATCAGTCgcaagccaaaaaaaaaatagttaataATCTACACTTGAAATAATGAATCGCATTCTCGAGAAGGTGATTCACCAGAATGGAACCATCGTGGATCGCATTCTATCGGAACATACTATTGGGTATGTGGTGTCCGATAACACAGCCAATGCGGTGGCCGAAACGTCCTTCGATAACACAAGTGCTCAGGCGATCCTGAAGCACTTACATGGACTCCTGGTGAGCACCTGCCAAAGCGTAGTCCGGGACATTGACCCGTCCAACAAACTCTGCTTCATGCGCCTGGCCACTCGCAAGTTCGAGTATCTCGTGGCCCCCGAGGAGTACTTCACTATTACCGTGGTTCAATAAAATGACATGACTCTAATGCTACAGAGGATTCATGCGAGTTGAACGATTTCGGAAGAAACACAAAGTTATTGCTGCAAAACCTAAAATTAAACTAGACATTTTAGGAGCGATTTCCTACAACTGGGTTAAGTTTTTAGAAAATTGGTTCCTAAAATCTGAAGGT is part of the Drosophila sechellia strain sech25 chromosome 3R, ASM438219v1, whole genome shotgun sequence genome and encodes:
- the LOC6616834 gene encoding dynein light chain roadblock-type 1 — its product is MNRILEKVIHQNGTIVDRILSEHTIGYVVSDNTANAVAETSFDNTSAQAILKHLHGLLVSTCQSVVRDIDPSNKLCFMRLATRKFEYLVAPEEYFTITVVQ